A stretch of Salvelinus sp. IW2-2015 unplaced genomic scaffold, ASM291031v2 Un_scaffold16562, whole genome shotgun sequence DNA encodes these proteins:
- the LOC112080886 gene encoding teashirt homolog 3-like: MKTIYSSFLTNTYWSPLNFNPTPTPTQTLTPVEKPPRTSSSSSSSSSSSSYDWHQSAVAKSLQQQASQSRHHHHPSEPSLFSTVQLHRQNPRLYGNIFTGASKFRCKGCSAAYDTLVELTVHMNDTGHYRDDNHERGANGAKGHWSKPRKRSLLEMEGKEDAAKVLKCMYCGHSFESLQDLSVHMIKTKHYQKVPLKEPLAPVAAKMISRKRGPLSGSLDLPSSPSSREVTPKPKASLSGDPSHKVSNPYITPSNRFGHQNGASYAWQFESRKSQILKCMECGSSHNTLQELTAHMMVTGHFLRVTNGNPPSKRGGRPVPEAASPSSVQATHPTQEGVQSIPLAPTFSPPPPSAVSPLAISPPLKDIKKEETEDECTKDMVSHDKVSNGDEDEELEEKFHNSTKYNYLTEEDLKESPKGGFDILKSLENTVTSAINKAQSGNPSCGGYPSIHAAYQFPNSLKLPQGSAEKSSPLKYLFTGGEGVLSSLSKRQPLISPPASQSYPLNHLNNFQAMEELVKKVTEKVAKVERRVKREVSPKREVSPKREVSPKREVSPKREVHRPPCSSDAAESTGAESLLREWRAVTPANSDSSHSDRASPSARASRRKTVPLPASALSCSTAFITGHAPLEQPFVNPLSALQSVMNVHLGKAAKPTLPSQDPLSLLSRLSQSMAERAAVASSPTHTKRHPEPVACRGICQSSDDQPMDLTKGKRDRGGSMGSDPLTPSSTASSVSPSSMVTPAKMTVVSPFTSSSPLHENALSDISDMLRNLTQSAHHVSKPPSRTRVTDVVGSTTQEEAEGSMANKRKGRQSNWNPQHLLLLQAQFSSSLKPTSEGKYIMSDLSPQERMHVSRFTGLSMTTISHWLANVKYQLRRTGRTKFLKNLDSGQPVFFCSECASQIRTPAAYICHLEAHLGFRLKDLAKLSPKQTLRDSSKVGSDELPLLDPFLFSSAPSSQSQEEGSGTVYRCQLCIRKFASKHAIKLHLSKSHGKSPEDHLLYVSGMGKH, translated from the coding sequence ATGAAGACCATCTACTCCAGCTTCCTGACCAACACCTATTGGTCGCCCCTGAACTTTAACCCCACCCCAACGCCAACTCAGACACTGACACCTGTGGAGAAGCCACCGCGGACTAGCAGctctagcagcagcagtagcagcagcagtagttatGACTGGCACCAGTCCGCAGTGGCTAAGTCCCTGCAGCAGCAGGCCTCTCAGAGCCGCCACCACCATCATCCCTCAGAGCCCAGTCTCTTCAGCACAGTGCAGCTCCACAGACAGAACCCCAGACTGTACGGCAACATCTTCACCGGGGCCAGCAAGTTCCGCTGCAAGGGCTGCAGTGCCGCCTACGACACCCTGGTGGAGCTCACCGTGCACATGAACGACACGGGCCATTACCGCGATGACAACCATGAGAGGGGAGCCAACGGGGCAAAGGGGCACTGGTCCAAGCCTCGCAAGCGCTCCCTTCTGGAGATGGAAGGCAAGGAGGATGCCGCGAAGGTGCTGAAGTGCATGTACTGTGGCCACTCCTTCGAGTCCCTGCAGGACCTGAGCGTCCACATGATCAAGACCAAACACTACCAGAAAGTGCCTCTGAAGGAGCCACTGGCCCCTGTGGCAGCCAAAATGATCTCAAGGAAGAGAGGCCCACTCTCTGGGAGCCTGGACCTCCCTAGCTCCCCAAGCTCAAGAGAGGTGACCCCCAAACCCAAAGCCTCCCTGAGTGGTGACCCCTCCCACAAGGTCTCCAACCCCTATATCACCCCCAGCAACCGCTTCGGCCACCAGAACGGCGCCAGCTATGCGTGGCAGTTCGAATCGCGCAAGTCCCAGATCCTCAAGTGCATGGAGTGCGGGAGTTCCCACAATACCCTGCAGGAGCTGACCGCCCACATGATGGTGACGGGTCACTTCCTCCGGGTCACCAATGGCAACCCCCCCAGCAAGAGAGGAGGCAGGCCCGTCCCAGAGGCCGCCTCCCCCAGCTCTGTACAggccacacaccccacacaggaGGGGGTTCAGTCAATCCCATTGGCTCCTACATTctccccccctccaccctctgccGTTTCACCCCTggccatctcccctcctctcaaagACATTAAGAAAGAGGAGACGGAGGACGAGTGTACCAAGGACATGGTCAGCCATGACAAAGTTTCGAATGGGGACGAGgatgaggagctggaggagaagtTTCACAACTCCACCAAGTATAACTATCTGACCGAGGAGGACCTGAAGGAGAGCCCCAAGGGCGGCTTCGACATTCTCAAGTCCCTGGAGAACACGGTGACTTCGGCCATCAACAAAGCCCAGAGTGGCAACCCCAGCTGCGGGGGATACCCCAGTATCCACGCTGCATATCAGTTCCCCAACTCCCTGAAGCTGCCCCAGGGTAGTGCTGAGAAGAGCTCCCCTCTCAAGTACCTATTCACTGGAGGAGAGGGGGTGCTCTCTTCCCTCAGCAAGAGGCAGCCCCTGATCTCCCCACCGGCTAGTCAGAGCTACCCACTCAACCACCTCAACAACTTCCAGGCCATGGAGGAGCTGGTTAAGAAGGTGACTGAGAAAGTGGCCAAAGTGGAGcggagggtgaagagagaggtgtCCCCCAAGAGAGAGGTGTCCCCCAAGAGAGAGGTGTCCCCCAAGAGAGAGGTGTCCCCCAAGAGAGAGGTGCACCGGCCCCCCTGTAGCAGTGACGCCGCAGAGTCCACCGGAGCAGAGTCCCTGCTTCGAGAGTGGAGGGCGGTGACTCCGGCTAACAGCGACAGTAGCCATAGCGACAGGGCCTCGCCATCTGCGAGAGCGAGCAGGAGAAAAACGGTTCCATTGCCTGCCTCTGCTCTGAGCTGCAGCACAGCCTTCATAACAGGCCACGCCCCTCTGGAGCAGCCCTTCGTTAACCCTTTAAGTGCTCTTCAATCTGTGATGAATGTCCACCTGGGGAAGGCAGCCAAGCCCACCCTGCCCAGCCAGGACCCTCTCAGTCTGCTGTCCAGGCTGAGCCAGAGTATGGCCGAGAGGGCTGCCGTGGCCTCCTCCCCCACGCACACCAAGAGACACCCAGAGCCTGTGGCTTGTCGGGGCATCTGTCAGTCCAGTGATGACCAGCCCATGGACCTGACAAAAGGGAAGCGTGATCGAGGGGGCTCTATGGGCTCTGACCCTCTGACTCCCTCATCCACAGCCTCCTCCGTCTCCCCTTCCTCAATGGTGACCCCTGCTAAGATGACAGTGGTCTCTCCCTTCACATCCAGCAGCCCGTTACATGAAAATGCTCTGTCGGACATCTCCGACATGCTGAGGAACCTGACGCAATCAGCACACCACGTCTCCAAGCCCCCCTCCAGGACGCGGGTCACAGATGTAGTGGGCTCCACCACCCAAGAGGAGGCTGAGGGGTCCATGGCCAATAAGAGGAAGGGCCGTCAGTCCAACTGGAACCCCCAGCACCTGCTTCTCCTACAGGCCCAGTTCTCTTCCAGCCTCAAGCCGACATCCGAGGGCAAGTACATCATGTCCGACCTGAGCCCCCAGGAGAGGATGCACGTGTCCCGCTTCACGGGCCTCTCCATGACCACCATCAGCCACTGGCTGGCCAACGTCAAGTACCAGCTGAGGAGAACCGGCAGGACGAAGTTCCTCAAGAACCTGGACTCAGGCCAGCCGGTGTTCTTCTGCAGCGAGTGCGCTTCACAGATCCGGACCCCCGCTGCCTACATTTGCCACCTGGAGGCCCACCTGGGCTTCAGACTGAAGGACCTGGCCAAGCTCTCCCCCAAACAGACCCTGAGGGACTCCTCGAAAGTTGGGTCTGATGAACTGCCCCTCCTGgaccctttcctcttctcttctgcaCCCTCTTCTCAGTCACAGGAGGAGGGCAGTGGGACTGTGTACCGGTGCCAGCTGTGTATCCGTAAGTTTGCCAGTAAGCATGCCATCAAGCTCCACCTCAGCAAGAGCCATGGGAAGTCCCCAGAGGACCATCTCCTGTATGTCTCTGGGATGGGGAAACACTAG